CGCAGAGGCCATGGCATTGGCGGTATTGGCCCAGCACGGCCGTCATGAAGACATCCGCCTGGTACACATTGCCGCCCGGCGCCGGCGTTCCCGGCCATTTCGGCTCGCCCGCGGGAACTGCCCAGTCCGACGCGTCGACGCCCTCCACGGCGACGTCCAGCCGAGCATCGGCGACCGACCACCCCGCCACGAAGGGCCGTCCCAGCCGCCGCGCCAGCGCGTCGCTTATCCGCACATCCATCGTGCTGGCACGCAAGCGGCGTCCGGCATCAGTGAGGCCCTGCATAAGATTGTCCACGTAGAACCAGACGATGCCGTCTGCATCCACCAGCATCAGCGACGGCGCACTGGCAGCGCGCGGCCGGATAACGATGTTCGACAGAACCAGCTGCGTATCGGGTAGCGCCAGCACGAGGCTGCCCTGGAAGCGCAGCTCGCCGTCGAGAAAGCCGCTGACCTGCCGCCGCACGACCGTGAACCGAAGGTTACCCCCGTCGGCGAGATCCAAGGCCACGAAGCCTTGCGCATCGGCGACACGCACCGGGCGCGTGCTGATGGCGCGGACGCCCAGCTCCGCCATCAGCTCCCGATTCCATAGCAGCGACACCGTGCCGCCGCGGGCGCTGGCGAGGGTCGCCGGCACGGCCGGGGGATCGGCCCCGGGCGTCGATGCCCACGAGTCAAGCGCAAGCAGGCAGAGCAGGATGAATCCTGCACCTGCCCTGCTTCGCCATCGGATACCCATTGCCGGACATCCACCGCTGACTGACACGCCGCCAGCCTAGCAACGCAGCGACGCAGGCTCAATTCACGTGCCGAGGAATCGGCGCGTGGGTGTCGGCCTCTACCGGCTGGCCGTCGGCGTCGTCGCGGTACCCGTATCGATCAGCTCGGGCGGTGACTTGCCGTAGCTGGGGTTGTTCCAGAGGTTGTACAGGTACTGGCCCCGGGAGACGTCCTGCGGACCGGTGTTGATGGGCGGCCGCGTATAGGGCGTCGTCGAGCACATGGTGTTTTCGGCAGGGATCGCGTTGGCGACCGAGAAATCCCTCAGGAATTCAATGTATTCGCGGCTGGAAGTCTGGTAGTGCAGTTCCGCCGTCGCCGTGAACGGCCCCACCGCGCCAGCGGGCAGGGCGACGGCATACTCGGTCACGTCGTAGTTCACCAGGCGCCCCGGCGATCCCTGGGCCGGGTAGGTGTAACCCACCGGCCGGGTTTCCAGGTCGTTGCCGCCCGAGAAGCCCAGCGGCGGGATGCGGTTGTCCTTGGCGATGCAGTTGTCCAGGACGAAATGGAATTCGCGCGCACCACCGGCATTGCTGTGCTTGCAGGTCTGCGTGGCGTTGTCCCAGATACCGTGGATCGCCTCGTAGACCTTGGTTTGTGCGTCCGTGGTCAAGGTCGCTGTTGCGGGGTCGTAGGCACCTTTCTCGAACACGGTCGCGCCGTTGGTGTCGGCCACCTTTACGTGCAGCCACATCCGGCGCCCTTCCGAGTACCCCGTCGGCAGCTTGTGCCCGCTGAGATTGGTCACCTTGACGCGAAGACCCAGGCTGCCGGCGATGGACGCCGTGGGCGCCACATAGCTGGTGACGGTCGTATCGACCTGCGCACTGGACTGCAACAGGGCGCGGGCCCAGCCGATGGTGCGATCGAAATCCGCGCCGCGATTGAGGCCGGGATACTGCCCCTTGAGGAGGCCGGGTACCCAGGTGTTGCCGCCGACGAACTGGTGCGTGGCCAGATTGCCGGTGCGCGTGCCGGGCGGATCGTAGATACAGGCACGGGCTGCCGCGTCGGTGCTGTTGGGCATGTGGCAATGCTGGCAATTCTGTGCGCGGTGGATCTGCGGCAACTCCGTCGGAGTACCGCCGAAATTGTCGCGGAACAGCAGGTCGGAGAAATCACTCTGCTGCCATTCGCGGTAGGTCCGTTCCAGCGGAAATGCAAGTCCGGTGTCGGTGCCATCGGCCGTACGCAGGGTACGCAGCGGACCGTTGCTGCTGTCGGGGCTGCTGACGTTGTGGCAGATCCCGCAGATTTCGCTCGACTGGTGATACGACGAATAGGCCCACTCGTGCGGCGGCCCTTCGCCATCGGCGTAGGTGTACGGGCCGCGACGGCATGGACCGTCGACACCGCCATTGCAGTTGCTGTCGTCCACCCAGGCATTGCCGTTGTTGGTGTAGCCGGGCTGATTGGCCGGCCCGTTCGGCATCAGGCGATGGCAGAAGTGACACGAAGTGCCGCCGTAGTCATTCCCGGAAAAGTCGGCGTCGTCGTGGTCGCCGAGCAGGAGGCAACCGTTGCCGCCAGAGCGGCCGCCCACGGTGGAGGGCTTCACGCGCCCTTCCAGGAAGGCTCCGGGTGCGTGACAGCGCAAGCAATATTCACCGACATTGGGAAAGCCATTGGCGGCGCCGTCCGCATTGGCAACATCCAGCGCCGCCCAGAACACCGGGTCACGCGTGGCATTGGCCATCATCGAGCCGGGCCAGGTGCCGCCGGGCGTATTGCTGAAATCAGCGGCCTGGGAACCGCGATGGCACCCAATGCAGGTGCCCGAACCGTACAGCTCGTGCGTCAAGGGCGGCTGGGTACCGTTGGGGGTGTAGTCCGTCGTGCCCAGCACTTTCCACCAGGCGCCGATATCGGCGTGGGCCGATCCACACAGCGCCAGGAACATCACCATCGCCATCACTCGATACAGACGCACCCTCGTCCCCCTGCTTGATGCCGCGCGACCGCAGCCGGTCGCCTGCGGTCCTGTGCTGATAAGTACGCCAGCGCACCCATGCGCCGGCATTAATTCCGGTCCCGGCGTTGTCCTGCCCAGCTCCGGGACAATAGCCCCGATGCCGCGTGACGGACAACCGAAGCCGACAACCCGCGTCAATCGGCTGCCGGCCGGTGCCGCACCGGCAACGCGTCCCGGTAGGTTTCTGGCCGTCGACGTGGTGGCTGGACCGGAAGTACCGGCACCAGTGTCGCCACGGCCCAGCGCGCGGCACCGCTACCGACCGTCGCGGTCCCGTCCGTTGGAGGGCGGTCGGATACCAACGTAAAGGACAGGCTCTTACCCCAGTCCAGATCCGCCGTGCTGGTCTGCCAGACCGCCGCGGCCGGCTCACGCGACGCCGACCACTGGCCCGGTTCGCCGGCAACCGGCAGGAATCCCATCGCGCTGATGAAGGCCTGCGGATCCGTGGCGACCGCCAGTCGATCCAACCCCCGCATCGCTGTCACGCGCAGATTGGGCTCGGTGCCTTCGGTGGTTGCGCTCGCGAAATCCAGATTGAACAACACGTAGTCATAGCGATAGCGGCCATCCTGCCGGACAACGCGAACGGCGAGCTCGGCACGACCGAGCGGCGTCAGTATGGGCGAGGTCATCGACCAGCCGTCGGGTGACGCCAGGTTGCGCCAGCGATGCACCATCGCACCGTTGGTGAAATCGGTAACGTCGAATCGCCAGGCATAGGCATGCGGATCAGCGCCCTGCCCCGGTCGCTTCTGCGGACGTACCTCCATCAGGCCCATGGTGTTCCACGGATCGATGTCGTCACGCACGACGTACCAGTACTCGACGAACCAGCGTGCGCCCGGGTGCCTTGCCGGATCGATTTCCGCCTCGCGCACGGCTAGATGCTTGAGCGGGCTGTAGGCATCGTCGGGCACGATCTCGGCATCGCCGCCATCACGCTGGCCATCGCAATTGGCGTCGTACAACGAGCCGCAGCGCCCCCAGCGGGCGGTGAAGGGAATGATCTCGGCACGCGGCGCCAATCCGCGCGAATAATCATTGCTGAAGCCCCCGTAGGTGTCTTCGCATCCCGGATACAGGGCTTCGTCTTCCTGGCAACCGCAGGCGCCGTTGATCGTATGAAACGCATGCTTGGCCGCCGACGCCCCGACCTGCTGCAAGCGCCCATCCGGGCCCAGGCGATACAGGTTCCACACCAGGAAGGGGTGCTGGTCGTTACCATAGGGCGCCGATGGGGGCGAGAATTTCGGATGCCAGGCCACCGTGGCCGTGCCGGTATTGCGCAGGCTCGCATCCGGCGCGAGAACGACCGTGCCGTCGGTACTGTCGGCGGTGCACGGCAACGTATGGCCGCCCTGCCCGTCCGGGCGCCCGCAGCGATACACGTTGACGCCATCCGGTTCGGATTCGTCCCAGTTGGTGGCCAGGCGGATCATCTGCACGTCTGCAAACGCCGTCGAGGATGGCCATACGGCCTGGCAGACGCCGCCGGAGGCACCCGTCGAATCGCGTCGCGCCGGTTCACTTTTCCGGGTTTCCACCTGTGCACCACCGACCAGCTGCCCCGTCAGCTCGGCATTCCCCAGCCGCTTCGCCAGCGCAGGACCGATCCGCAGGTCCAGGTGGCGCAGCGACAGCACATTCCCGGGCCCGAGGAAGTGATGCACGTGGTCGAGGGTGAACCAGGCCTGCCCCGACGCATCGGCCAACTCCAGCGCAGCACGTCCGCCCGGCCGACGGCGAATCTGGAAGCGGCGAAGGTCAAGCGACCCGTCACGCCATTGCAGAACGAACCCGCCCTGGTGGTGAACCTGGCTTTCCTCCAGCGCACTGAACACGCCGCGCTGCTGGCGATAGGCGAACCCGGTCTGCGCATCCACGGCAAAGCGCAGGGTGATGTAATCGCCAGCGTCGGGCGAATGGCGCTGCGCGGGCTCCACGCCGGCAATACGAAGGCCCAGCGGCGTCAGCGCCCCCTGATTGAGCCACAGCGTGGTCTGCCCCCCACGCGAATACCAGACCTGCGGCGCCGCCGACTGAGGTGATGCATCGGTCGCCTCGATTGAACCGGCAAATACCAACGCCACGCCTGTCAGGAAGGCCCGCAGCCCGCAGTTGATCATCCGATTGCGCCCGGAGCCAGCAGTCGCTCGGCGATCCGCAGATACAGCGACGGCAACCGTTCCAGATCCGCCAGGTCGACGTGTTCGTCGAGCTTGTGGATCGTGGCATTTACCGGCCCGACTTCCACCACTTCCGCACCCAGCGGCGCGATGAAGCGGCCGTCGGAGGTGCCACCGCCCGTGCTCGGGTTGGTCTGCAGGCCGCAGACGTCGGCGATGGCCGCCGTCACGGCGCTGCGCAGCGCCCCCTCGCGGGTGAGGAAGGGTTCGCCGGAAAGATCCCAGCGCAGATCAAATCGCAGCTCATGCCCGCGCAGCACGCTCTCCACCGCCGCCTTCAACTCTTCGGCCGTGCTTTCGGTGCAGTAGCGGAAATTGAAGACCGCGTCGAGCGAACCGGGAACGACGTTGTTCGCGCCGGTACCCGAGCCGATGTTGGACACCTGGAAGGAGGTCGGCGGGAATTCGCTGTTGCCCGAGTCCCAGCGTGTCGCTGCCAGCTGCGCCAGGGCGGGCGCGAAGCGGTGGATCGGATTGTCGGCTTTCTCCGGATACGCCACGTGCCCCTGGACGCCATGGACGGTCAGGTAGCCCGAGAGCGAACCGCGGCGGCCGACGCGGATCACGTCGCCGAGCTGCGCGGTCGACGAGGGCTCGCCGACGACACACCAGTGGATGGGCTGGCCGCGATCCCGGAACGTCTGCGCCACCCGGCGGATACCATCTTTCGCCGCACCTTCCTCATCGCTGGTGAGCAGCAGTGCGATGGTACCGGCGTGCTGCGGGTGCGCTGCCACGAACTGCTCCAGGGCCAGCACCATCGCCGCGACAGAACCTTTCATGTCCGCGGCGCCGCGGCCGTAGAGCTTTCCGTCGCGAATCACGGGTACGAAGGGCTCGCTGGCCCACTGCGACGGCGGGCCGCTGGGCACGACATCCGTGTGTCCCAGGAAAGCCAGCACCGGCGCCCCGGTGCCATGCGTGACCCAGATGTTGTCCACTTCGCCAAAACGCAGGTTTTCCACCTGGAAACCCGCCTGCGCCAGGCGCCCGCCGATCAGCTCCTGGCACCCGGCGTCATCCGGCGTCACGGAAGCCCGGCGGATCAGTTCACTGGTTAATTCACGTATTGCTGACATGATGTCCTGCCGCCGCTCCGGCGGGCTGCCCGGAAAGTTACGTCGCCTTGGCGACGAAACGCTGCGCGAATTGCTTGTCGTTGAAACCCACGCTCACTTCGCCCGCGTCCGTCACGACCACCGGCCGGCGCACCAGCGCCGGGTACTCCTTGATCAGAAGCGTCCACTCGGGTGCAGATGCCGGCGACTTGCGTGCTTCCGGCAGGCCGCGCCAGGTGGTGGAGGCCCGGTTCACCAGTTTCTCCCAGCCGCCAACGGCCATGGCCCACTGCTTGAGCGTCTCGGCCGGCACGCGGTGGTCGCGGTAATCGATGAACTCGTGCGCGAGCTGGTGGCGCGACAGCCAGTTGCGCGTCTTTTTACAGGTATCGCATTTTTCCAGACCGTAAACTTTCACGTGAGCTTCCTGGACTATCGGGGAGGCCGGCGTCAATCGCCGCGTAGCAGTTCATTGACCGAGGTCTTGCTGCGCGTCTTCTCGTCGACCTGCTTGACGATCACCGCGCAGTACAGGCTGTGGCTGCCGTCCTTGGCCGGCAGCGCCCCGGAAACCACGACACTGCCCGCCGGCACGCGGCCATAGCTGATCTCGCCCGATTCGCGGTGGAGGATGCGGGTGGACTGGCCGAGGAACACGCCCATGCCGATGACCGAGCCGCGCTCGACGACCACGCCTTCGACCACTTCCGAACGCGCGCCGATGAAGCAGCCATCCTCGATGATGGTCGGGCCAGCCTGGAGCGGTTCCAGCACACCGCCGATACCGGCGCCGCCAGAAAGGTGTACCCCCTTGCCGATCTGCGCACACGATCCGACAGTGGCCCAGGTATCGACCATCGTGCCTTCGCCGACATAGGCACCGATATTGACGAAGCTGGGCATCAGCACGACGTCGCGCCCGATATGGGCGCCGCGACGCACGACCGCGCCCGGAACCGCGCGCGCGCCAAGCTCACGGAAGGCCTTCTCGTCGAATCCTTCGAAGCGCAGCGGTACTTTGTCGTAGTACGGCGCCGGCTGCGCC
This genomic stretch from Tahibacter amnicola harbors:
- the dapE gene encoding succinyl-diaminopimelate desuccinylase, encoding MSAIRELTSELIRRASVTPDDAGCQELIGGRLAQAGFQVENLRFGEVDNIWVTHGTGAPVLAFLGHTDVVPSGPPSQWASEPFVPVIRDGKLYGRGAADMKGSVAAMVLALEQFVAAHPQHAGTIALLLTSDEEGAAKDGIRRVAQTFRDRGQPIHWCVVGEPSSTAQLGDVIRVGRRGSLSGYLTVHGVQGHVAYPEKADNPIHRFAPALAQLAATRWDSGNSEFPPTSFQVSNIGSGTGANNVVPGSLDAVFNFRYCTESTAEELKAAVESVLRGHELRFDLRWDLSGEPFLTREGALRSAVTAAIADVCGLQTNPSTGGGTSDGRFIAPLGAEVVEVGPVNATIHKLDEHVDLADLERLPSLYLRIAERLLAPGAIG
- a CDS encoding Spx/MgsR family RNA polymerase-binding regulatory protein, with protein sequence MKVYGLEKCDTCKKTRNWLSRHQLAHEFIDYRDHRVPAETLKQWAMAVGGWEKLVNRASTTWRGLPEARKSPASAPEWTLLIKEYPALVRRPVVVTDAGEVSVGFNDKQFAQRFVAKAT
- the dapD gene encoding 2,3,4,5-tetrahydropyridine-2,6-dicarboxylate N-succinyltransferase, whose translation is MQDLENAINAAWESRAELSPAGAPAAVRDAVEHALALLEAGERRVAEPNGNGTWQVNQWLKKAVLLSFRLNANQVMPAQPAPYYDKVPLRFEGFDEKAFRELGARAVPGAVVRRGAHIGRDVVLMPSFVNIGAYVGEGTMVDTWATVGSCAQIGKGVHLSGGAGIGGVLEPLQAGPTIIEDGCFIGARSEVVEGVVVERGSVIGMGVFLGQSTRILHRESGEISYGRVPAGSVVVSGALPAKDGSHSLYCAVIVKQVDEKTRSKTSVNELLRGD